Proteins co-encoded in one Nitratireductor kimnyeongensis genomic window:
- a CDS encoding glutathione S-transferase family protein produces the protein MDIFGDQNSGNCLKVKYTADHLGLAYRWHELDIMAGESRTDAFLAMSPFGQVPVVRFDDGCVLGQSGAIIRYCARGSALLPDDPFMQAEIDQWMFWEQNFHEPNVAGTRFHVVYRREPVETRDPAKVERGDAALDFMDQALKTRDFFVGSALTIADIALLGYTRLAPQGGFEFDGRKALTRWIARCEDVLGLPALQ, from the coding sequence ATGGATATCTTCGGCGATCAGAATTCGGGCAATTGTCTGAAGGTGAAATACACGGCCGACCATCTTGGTCTCGCCTATCGGTGGCACGAGCTCGACATCATGGCGGGTGAGAGCCGCACGGATGCGTTTCTCGCCATGTCGCCGTTCGGCCAGGTGCCGGTGGTGCGGTTTGATGACGGGTGTGTCCTCGGGCAGTCGGGGGCGATCATCAGGTACTGCGCGCGTGGCTCTGCGCTGTTGCCCGATGATCCGTTCATGCAGGCCGAAATCGATCAGTGGATGTTCTGGGAACAGAACTTTCATGAGCCCAATGTGGCAGGCACACGCTTCCACGTGGTTTACCGCAGGGAGCCGGTGGAAACACGGGATCCAGCCAAGGTCGAGCGGGGTGATGCCGCGCTCGATTTCATGGATCAGGCGTTGAAGACGCGCGATTTCTTTGTGGGCAGTGCGCTCACCATCGCTGACATTGCGCTGCTCGGCTACACGCGGCTTGCGCCGCAGGGCGGTTTTGAATTCGACGGGCGCAAGGCGCTCACCCGCTGGATTGCACGGTGCGAGGATGTCCTCGGACTTCCGGCACTTCAATAG